Proteins encoded in a region of the Phacochoerus africanus isolate WHEZ1 chromosome 8, ROS_Pafr_v1, whole genome shotgun sequence genome:
- the LOC125134197 gene encoding zinc finger protein 585A-like, whose product MTMPAIWTFSQKCLGLASEEHGSSREGSVSFRDVAVDFSREEWQQLDLDQKNLYRDVMLETYSHLLSVGYQVPDPEVLVLEQGKDPWALQGESPHQSCLEELWQIGDQIESYQQKENKYLRDVAFIKKILTIKRDYDCKDIKKIIQVSQNIPSPKKPHHCDLFGNALKHNLDLHSHNRNSGSKNINKITEYGKISSYTEHEYTPTREKFWDHNQCGETLSYKQAPSQHQKIYTGEKSYECAEFGNIFTQKSQLKVHLKVHTGEKLYVCIDCGKAFLQKPEFITHQRTHTREKPYKCSECGKAFFQVSSLFRHQRIHTGEKLYECSECGKGFSYNSDLSIHQKIHTGERHHECSDCGKAFTQKSTLKMHQKIHTGERSYICIDCGQAFIQKTHLIAHRRIHTGEKPYECSNCGKSFISKSQLQVHQRTHTRMKAFLDNEYGTVFTNNSNLNTHRKVQIREKSSICTECGKAFTYRSELIIHQRIHTGEKPYECSDCGKAFTQKSALTVHQRIHTGEKSYVCMKCGLAFIQKAHLIAHQIIHTGEKPYNCGHCGKSFTSKSQLHVHKRIHTGEKPYMCTKCGKAFTNRSNLITHQKTHTGEKSYMCPKCGKAFTQRSDLITHQRIHTGEKPYECSTCGKAFTQKSHLNIHQKIHTGERQYECHECGKAFNQKSILIVHQKIHTGEKPYVCTECGRAFIRKSNFITHQRIHTGEKPYKCSDCGKSFTSKSQLLVHQPIHTGEKPYVCAVCGKAFSGRSNLSKHQKTHTGEKPYICSECGKTFRQKSELIIHHRIHTGEKPYECSDCGKSFTKKSQLQVHQRIHTGEKPYVCAECGKAFTDRSNLNKHQTTHTGDKPYKCVVCGKGFVQKSVLSVHQSIHI is encoded by the exons GGTATCAAGTTCCTGATCCAGAGGTTCTCGTGTTGGAACAAGGAAAGGATCCATGGGCACTGCAGGGTGAGAGCCCACATCAGAGCTGTCTAG aAGAATTGTGGCAGATCGGTGACCAGATAGAGAGCtatcagcaaaaagaaaacaaatatttaagagaTGTTGCTTTCATCAAAAAAATATTGACTATCAAGAGGGATTATGACtgtaaggacattaaaaaaataattcaagtgaGCCAGAACATTCCTTCTCCAAAGAAACCCCATCATTGTGACTTATTTGGAAATGCTTTGAAGCATAATTTAGATTTACACAGTCATAACAGGAACAGTGGATCAAAGAACATTAATAAGATTACTGAATATGGTAAAATTTCTTCCTATACTGAACATGAGTATACTCCAACAAGAGAGAAATTTTGGGACCATAATCAATGTGGAGAAACCCTCAGCTATAAACAAGCACCCTCTCAACATCAGAAGATTTATACTGGGGAGAAATCTTATGAGTGTGCTGAATTTGGAAATATCTTCACCCAGAAGTCACAACTCAAGGTACATTTGAAGGTTCATACAGGAGAAAAACTCTATGTATGTATTGACTGTGGGAAGGCATTTTTACAGAAACCGGAATTCATTACGCATCAGAGAACCCATACTAGAGAGAAGCCCTATaaatgcagtgaatgtgggaaagcctttttccaagtatcttctcttttccggcatcagagaattcataccgGAGAAAAACTTTAtgaatgcagtgaatgtgggaaaggcTTCTCTTATAACTCAGATCTTAGTATACATCAGaaaattcatactggagagagacACCATGAATGCAGTGATTGTGGCAAAGCATTCACGCAAAAGTCCACACTCAAGATGCATCAGAAAATTCACACAGGTGAAAGATCCTACATATGTATTGACTGTGGACAGGCCTTCATCCAGAAGACGCACTTGATTGCACACCgaagaattcatactggagaaaaaCCATATGAATGCAGTAACTGTGGGAAGTCTTTCATTTCCAAGTCACAACTGCAGGTCCATCAACGAACTCACACAAGAATGAAAGCCTTTCTAGATAATGAATATGGGACAGTTTTCACCAATAATTCCAATCTCAATACACATAGGAAAGTTCAAATTAGGGAGAAATCTTCTATATGTACTGAATGTGGTAAAGCCTTTACCTACAGATCAGAGTTGATTatacatcagagaattcacactggagaaaaacctTATGAATGCAGTGATTGTGGAAAAGCCTTCACTCAGAAGTCAGCACTCACAgtgcatcagagaattcatacaggAGAAAAATCATATGTATGCATGAAATGTGGTTTAGCCTTCATCCAGAAGGCACACTTGATTGCCCATCAAATAattcatacaggagagaaaccttatAACTGTGGTCACTGTGGGAAATCCTTTACTTCTAAGTCACAACTCCATGTGCATAAACGAATTCACACGGGAGAGAAACCCTATATGTGCACTAAATGTGGGAAAGCATTCACCAACAGGTCAAATCTCATTACACATCAGAAGACTCATACAGGAGAAAAATCCTACATGTGTCCTAAATGTGGCAAGGCCTTCACACAAAGGTCAGACTTGATTacacatcagagaattcatacaggGGAGAAACCTTATGAATGCAGTACCTGCGGAAAAGCCTTCACCCAGAAGTCACACCTCAACATACACCAGaaaattcacactggagagagaCAGTATGAATGtcatgaatgtgggaaagccttcaacCAGAAATCAATACTCATTGTGCATCAGAAAATTCATACGGGAGAAAAACCTTATGTATGCACTGAGTGTGGAAGAGCCTTCATCAGAAAGTCAAACTTTATTActcatcagagaattcatactggggAAAAACCTTATAAATGCAGTGATTGTGGGAAATCCTTCACCTCTAAATCTCAGCTCCTTGTGCATCAACCAATTCACACAGGAGAAAAACCatatgtgtgtgctgtgtgtggtAAAGCCTTTAGTGGCAGGTCAAATCTCAGTAAACACCAGAAAACTCATACTGGAGAAAAGCCCTACATCTGTTCTGAATGTGGGAAGACCTTCAGACAAAAGTCAGAGCTGATTATACATCATAggattcatactggagagaaaccttatgaatgcAGTGACTGTGGCAAATCTTTCACTAAGAAATCACAGCTCCAAGTGCATCAAAGAattcacacaggagagaagcctTATGTATGTGCTGAGTGTGGAAAGGCCTTCACTGACAGATCAAATTTGAATAAACACCAGACAACACACACTGGAGACAAACCCTATAAGTGTGTAGTCTGTGGGAAAGGCTTCGTTCAGAAATCAGTGCTCAGTGTGCATCAGAGTATTCACATTTGA